Within Zootoca vivipara chromosome 10, rZooViv1.1, whole genome shotgun sequence, the genomic segment GCACAGGAAGAGAGAAGTGTGGgagacacattttaaatttattaagATATTAGTACCAGCATTTCTGGAAGTCCAAAATTCATTTGACAATAAATCTGTAGTCACCATGTCTTTTAAGTTTGGATTTGTGGGTCACCATACCAAAAACATTGGGGACCACTGACTAAGGACAGTCCTGAGAGCTGGACAGATACACCTGGGCACCCCCAGGTTgtggatttattttcttttttcttttaatccaGCAGTTATTTTGTGGGAAATTCTCCTGAATGAcagctttgtatgcatttttctgtaatctaatgcacttttgtatgtaatttttgtAAATATATCTATTTATAGGCATACTGTGCCCAATGCAGTTCAAAGAATGTGCTGTGTGTTTGTCTGTGTATTATTTcataaagtgcaaattaggtagattcaccttcaaatgtgaactgaattaaagAAGTGGAAGCTAGCATTCCCTATAGTATCAAGTTGCTTACCATAGCAGGAGATGCTACACCCATTGGCTGTTGGGCGATGTCCATTGTCGCACCACCAGCGGCTGCTTATCTGAAAGATTCCATACTCACGATTGCCGCTGGAGGTTTGTGGCCCCATGAGTCTGGTGTTAAATGAGCTTTGATGATAAGCGGCACAGATCCCTGGAACAAAGCGAACAAGAAAAGGGTTACAATTTGGGTACACGCTGGGTGTgcaatctctttttttttgtcAAAGTTGCAGCATTTTGaaacagaataatttaaaaacattcttaCAATGTTCACGGTAAAAGCTGTCTGTAAcgtctaaaccccccccccaaatggtccTAAATAGAAATTTTTTTCATAATCTCACATTAGTAAGGAGgataaatttggtttggtttggcccTTTAGATGTGCAGTGAGGTGAATCTTTTTATGTCTGCTTCTTGATCTTTCAAAGATTAATGAGAGTTCGGACATTCTGATGGGCAGCAGGGTTTGTGTGAACCATTTCCTGAAAAGCAGTCCCCATTTCTACTTTGCCTCAAAACACCAGAAATAGCAAAGAAAGGAGGAGCGAACTCACAGTTGGCCAGGCTGACGCCACGATATCCATCCATCCCAGCCCGTTTCAATCGCGCAGCCAGTTCACATCTCCCAAACACTTTGGCTTCATTCCCTGcaaggaggaggcagaagaggGTGAGGGCCAGAACCATCATCTCTGCGATTCTCTGGAGAGAGATGCTTGGATTCCCTGGGGTCCCCAGTGGCTTTTGTAGACCAAAAATTTGGGCAGAGTCCAGATGGTAAGCAGAACACTGATGGGGGGTGGAATAAATATTGACAGTAACCCcgctccctgcaaaaaaaaaccaaaaaacagacACATGGTGCAATTCTGTTTTGATATATGATTAGGAAATAtctccatatttatttatcattttaaatGGAAGAGATTAAAGCAGGCAGCATATATGCGCTTAAAGACATAGCATCTGTGTAATAGTAAATAATTACCTAATAGGGAAAAAGGCAGACTCCTGGGACAGAGGGACATTGTCCTGCTGTAAGGGCTGAGGAGCCCAGACTCACTGGAacaaactctggggttggggcaaaTGTCGAGAatgctttaaaatgctttaaaatagtttttaatctGGGCCGTTTTagttttagttagttagttagtttgttttgttttcctctgttGGGGGTGGGATAAACATTTAGTTGGGGCTGGGGATTAGTTTAATTTTAGTATAGCTGtaaattcttgttgttgttttttaaaaattagtttctactgttttattggtttattgTATAGGTCCCTCTACTTATAGGTGGATGGAGGACTGTTGAAACCTTGTGGGAAGCCAAATATCTTTTACAGGAGAGTTGTCACAAAGGACCCTGCAGGGcagaagaacatgagaagagccatcTGGATTTGAGTAATTCTCTTGTGCAAAATCCTTCAGATCCACATCTCATACCATCATTTCTGACTGCCTGGGCTTTCTCTCCACCATCTGCAGCTCAATGGCTTGTCTCCAAATCCACAAATTGACTCctgattcctctcttctccctggaCAATGGTGGACGTTGATCTTTAAAATTTCAGTGATGCCTGGTGCAAGGACAAAACTCAGCACCCCTACCCCACACCTCATGTGGGAAAACATTGCCCTAAACCCATCTCTGCCCCAGGAACCACCAAATCTGTTCTGAGAGTCATTCCAATCtttagagcagattttgaggttaCCTGGGGGAGTCTTCagtggagaggagggaaatgtCCTATACAAAGCAacataaaaagattccttccagtagcaccttagagaccaactaagtttgtcattggtacagtatgagctttcatgtgtctctaaggtgctactggaaggaattttttaattttgtttcgactacggcagaccaacacggctacctacctgtaactctacCAAGCAGTAATCTCTTGCCTGAACATGACAGCAGCCTTGGAAACAACCAAATCATTCCAGCAACAAACTTTTCTATGCCATTGATCATACTCTCTATATCCATTTTTCCAAAGGAAGGGCAGGTATAATCCTCTCTTTTCCCTGAATGCTCCTTGATCACCAACCTGCTGCTTTCTGAACTGGtctgaatgtgtgtgttgtgctCTTTGTATTTTACTTGTAGTGCTGAATCAACACTTTGTTTTGATATTGTTGGCAATGGCAGGCATTGGCATAAAATTGTGTGCATTGTTGTGAATCTATGTGTCtgtgggagagagatgggggctcAGAAAAGGGACACTCCAAAGTGAggatatggccaactatcacccagtctcaaatcttccattcttgggcaagatgattgagcgggtggttactgaacaactccaggcatgcctggaggatgtggaccatttgAATCCCTTCCCATCAGGATtgaggcctcatcatgggactgaatcTGCCTTGGACGAGCTGCTTGATGATCTCTGGCAAGCTAGGGACAAAAttaaaagctgtttcctagttctgctggatctctcagcagcctttgataccattgaccatgacatccttctggaatgtctagaggagctgggagctgggggcactgttatacggtggttccgctccttcctcctgggccatgtccagaaagcggtgttgggagatgagtgttcagacccctgggctctcacttgtggggtgcctcagggttctgttctctcccccatgctttttaacatctatatgaagccgctgggagagatcatcagggggtttgggctgggtgttcatcagtatgcggataataataataataataataataataataataatttattatttataccccgcccatctggccgggttcccccagccactctgggcggcttccaaaaaaacagaaattctaaaatacagaaatctatcaaacattaaaagcttccctaaacagggctgccttgagatgccttctaaaggtctggaaattgttctctttgacctctagtgggagggcattccacagggtgggtgccactaccgagaaggccctctgcctggttccctgtaacttggcttctcgtaatgagggaaccgccagaaggccctcggagctagacctcagtgtccgggcagaacgatgggggtggagacgctccttcaggatgatacccagctctacctctcttttaaatcagaaccagtgaaggcggtgaaggtcctgtgtgtctggaggcggatggagggtggatggcggttaacagattgaggttgaatcctgacaagacagaagtgctgttttgggggggacaggggacgggctggtgtggaggactctctggtcctgaatggggtaactgtgcccggcgcacagcctgggagtcattttgtccatggaggtgcaggttaattctgtatccagggcagctgtctaccagctccatctggtatgcaggctgagaccctccctgcccacagactgtcccagtagacctgaaggagcgtctccacccccaatgttcagcccagacactgaggtccagctccgagggccttctggcagttccctccctgtgagaagtgaggttacagggaaccaggcagaggtccttctcagtagtgatgcccaccatgtggaacgtcctcccatcagattgtgggaatgttcagggttgcaggagaggatatattgtttattaatatccttcctaacttgcactagcaagttcctttacttagcagagtttacattccccttctcacgcacagcagaaagctggttgcaggcttgttagAACCTCTTACTATtatgcaattcaatctggctcagattgaattgtatgttcTTGGTCAGATCCCCTTTTAAActttactcacgatcaggcagagcacagtgtgatccctgaaggcaggctttaggcttaaagttacaaacttatactaacaggtttaccccataagggagatgACCTGGGGGACTGTTTGACTGGCAGCCAGCAGTCCAGGAAGTTTGCAGAAGAagatcaaagagagagagagaggtggctgcGTGACTTGTCCTTTCACCAGGTCCGggaaggtcacgcccacccactagtcacatgcaaggaaggatactccaggccaggaggaacaggatgtttcgactggctggagtaacatccccttgcatgtccactctagcaaaacaaggaatattgtatttgactgctcccagtggattacaacccacacagatgtcaaggaaataaacaactatctgacttttagaagacatctgaaggcagctctgtttagggaagtttttaatgtttgatgttttattgtgtttttaatattctgttgggagctgcacagagtgggcagggtataaataataagttgttgtcaTAATCTCTGTTCCAAGACAGTTCACTCTGCTCTATCAAGAAATTCCTCATCTTTCCCATTAGCTCAAAGTGTGGGTAGGTGGGCCTCAAGTTGCTGTACCTCCTCTTCCAGCAAGACAACCAGCTTGTGCTTGCTGGAGGAGTAATTTTGCGTATTCACAGGTAGGAGGACAAACATGGAATGAGCGTAGCCAAGGGGTGGGGTAATCTGACCTCAAAAgctcaacaaaaatcctggctatgcccatgaaatATGGCACAGATATTCCTTATCATTCATGTCTCTTGGTCCAATGTACACTGTGAAGTAGCACTCCGGGTCTCCCTCTCAAACTCCTGGATTTGAGCTCCCAGAGACTGCAAACAGCTAAAGAGAACTGTGCTGAATCGAAACAAACAGCAATGGGGTTTTCTATGGAAtgctatttgttctgatttagaaCTAAAGAACAGGTTTccgaggggaaagcagcagggccaaGGCAAAACCTATGTCTAGAAAGCACAAGCAGAAAACTTCCTGACCTGTGCTTTCCAGGTACGGGTCAGGTGAAAGTGTTGACAGGCTCTGTATCTACACAGGTTGTACCTCCTAGAGACTAGCATGGTTATAAAAGTAATCAGCAATTCATCAGCTTGCCCATGCTGGTTATTGGACACTATTACACAGGTATTGTGGTGCAGCCCAACTTGCCTCTCAAtttcctggcaacctagcagttcgaaagcaagccagcgcaagtaaataaataggtactgctgtggcgggaaggtaaatggtgtttacatgtgctctggcttcagcCACGGTGTtcagttgcgccagaagtggtttagtccttctggccacatgagctggaaagctgtctggggacaaacaccagctccctcagcctgaaagcaagatgagcgctgcaaccccatagccacctttgactggacttaaccatcctggggtcctttaccttttttaccttacctCTCAattatgtaacaacaacaacaattcttctTCCTTAATAACCAATAAGTACTCAGTGGAATCAGGGaacagagcaatgtttgattgcTTCTTGCTTTTTGCCCCTCCCATTCACCCATCAAACAGGAAAAGAGTTTTAACTGGACTCAATTTATTGAAGTTCTTAAAGCAGAGAAGCCAAGAATGCCAAGCAAGACCTccagacacatttttttttatttaaaaatgcactcTCTCCTTCCTGTAGAAAGAGAGCTATTCTACTGCACCATAGGAGTTACAGTATGTAAATGCTTGTATGGAAACAAGCAGCTGGATTTTGATTGTAGAGATCACTTTCACTGAAGGGGAAATCCAGAGAAATGCTGCATCTCATACAGGACTATGGAGCTCAAAGGCTGCAGCCAATTGTCCACTCAGAGAGATCCTTTCCTTTGCAATGGTTCTTCCAAGCAACCctgaaagaaaaaaattgaaagcaAAAAATGAGGATGGTGGGGAGTAATGCGACAGCTCTTTGGACTGCTATGGGTGAAATGGATTGCTTTTAAAAACCTCCGAAAGCTTCCCAGTGAGGCATCAGCTGCTCATTCCCTCTTGCtgttcactgtgtgaccttgacTGGGCCAGACTAACCATAGAATCACATCATGTTTTGCCCCCTGgcccccctcctgctcccctgcCATCTATTAAAAACCCATccctgatttcttttcttttcttttcttttaacaacaCAGGGACTCGTGCAATTTACAAGACACACCATGGCCTCTCCAAGAAATAAATCATTCCCAAGTTCATGTTACATACATTAAAGTTGCCAAATGC encodes:
- the LOC118085738 gene encoding lysozyme C, milk isozyme-like — its product is MMVLALTLFCLLLAGNEAKVFGRCELAARLKRAGMDGYRGVSLANWICAAYHQSSFNTRLMGPQTSSGNREYGIFQISSRWWCDNGHRPTANGCSISCYAFLNDDITNDINCAKRIVRDPQGMNAWYAWKKHCKGKNLSKWTRGCRL